Proteins from one Paenibacillus amylolyticus genomic window:
- the leuC gene encoding 3-isopropylmalate dehydratase large subunit produces the protein MSKKTMFEKIWENHVIHQEEGKPSILYIDLHLVHEVTSPQAFEGLRLSGRKVRRPELTFATMDHNVPTKDRFNITDPISKQQIDTLSQNCRDFGVKLYDLDTVDQGVVHVMGPELGLTHPGKTIVCGDSHTSTHGAFGALAFGIGTSEVEHVMATQCLQQAKAKTMEVRFVGKRNPGVTAKDMILAVIAKYGTDFATGYVIEYTGESIRELSMEERMTVCNMSIEGGARAGLIAPDETTFEYLRGREYVPAGAKFDEAVASWKQLVTDEGAEFDHVVEIDVETLIPQVTWGTSPGMGTDISSKVPVPSELPTENERKAAEKALEYMGLEPGTPIAEIPIDYVFIGSCTNGRIEDLRAAAQVAKGHTVSSQVTAIVVPGSGRVKIQAEKEGLDKIFTEAGFEWRDAGCSMCLAMNPDVLKPGQRCASTSNRNFEGRQGRGGRTHLVSPAMAAAAAVKGHFVDVRDWNFKTEATI, from the coding sequence ATGAGTAAAAAAACGATGTTTGAGAAAATTTGGGAAAATCACGTAATTCATCAAGAAGAAGGAAAACCAAGCATTCTGTATATCGATCTGCATCTGGTGCACGAAGTAACTTCTCCGCAGGCATTCGAAGGACTTCGTCTGAGTGGACGCAAAGTTCGTCGCCCTGAGTTGACATTTGCAACAATGGACCACAACGTTCCAACCAAAGACCGCTTCAACATTACAGATCCAATCTCCAAACAACAAATTGATACCCTTTCGCAAAACTGCCGTGATTTCGGCGTGAAGTTGTATGATCTGGACACGGTTGATCAAGGCGTTGTGCACGTTATGGGACCTGAGCTGGGTCTGACTCACCCCGGTAAAACGATTGTATGTGGTGACAGTCATACGTCCACACACGGTGCGTTTGGCGCACTGGCATTCGGAATCGGAACAAGTGAAGTTGAGCACGTTATGGCAACTCAATGTTTGCAACAAGCAAAAGCCAAAACGATGGAAGTTCGTTTTGTCGGCAAACGTAACCCGGGTGTAACCGCGAAGGATATGATCCTCGCAGTCATCGCCAAATACGGTACAGACTTTGCAACAGGTTATGTTATTGAGTACACAGGCGAATCCATCCGTGAATTGAGCATGGAAGAGCGTATGACGGTCTGCAACATGTCCATCGAAGGTGGAGCAAGAGCCGGATTGATCGCTCCCGATGAAACAACCTTCGAATATCTGCGTGGACGTGAATACGTACCAGCAGGTGCGAAGTTCGATGAAGCTGTAGCAAGCTGGAAGCAGCTTGTAACCGATGAAGGTGCGGAGTTCGACCATGTGGTTGAGATTGATGTGGAAACATTGATTCCACAAGTAACCTGGGGAACAAGCCCTGGTATGGGAACCGACATTTCTTCGAAAGTTCCTGTTCCTTCTGAATTGCCTACCGAAAACGAACGTAAAGCGGCTGAAAAAGCGCTTGAATATATGGGACTTGAACCGGGAACACCCATCGCCGAGATTCCAATTGACTATGTATTTATCGGTTCTTGCACCAATGGACGGATCGAAGATCTGCGTGCAGCAGCACAAGTGGCTAAAGGTCACACTGTATCCAGCCAGGTTACAGCGATTGTTGTACCAGGCTCAGGACGTGTTAAAATTCAGGCCGAAAAAGAAGGTCTGGATAAAATCTTTACGGAAGCGGGATTTGAATGGCGTGATGCGGGATGCAGCATGTGTCTGGCAATGAACCCGGATGTACTGAAGCCAGGACAACGTTGTGCATCAACTTCCAACCGTAACTTTGAAGGACGTCAAGGACGCGGAGGACGTACCCATCTGGTATCTCCTGCAATGGCAGCCGCAGCAGCAGTTAAGGGTCACTTTGTGGACGTACGGGACTGGAATTTCAAAACGGAAGCAACGATCTAA
- the leuD gene encoding 3-isopropylmalate dehydratase small subunit, whose amino-acid sequence MEEFKTLQGIVAPVDRVNVDTDAIIPKQFLKRIERTGFGQFLFYEWRFDEEGNNNASFEMNKPRYEGASILISRANFGCGSSREHAPWAIMDYGFRCVIAPSFADIFYNNCFKNGILPIKLSEEQVEDLFQRTATHDGYEMNVNLENKTITDAYGLHIDFDLDEHRRQFLLQGLDDIGLTLQHDDEIAAYEQRHAAKLFG is encoded by the coding sequence ATGGAAGAATTCAAAACATTACAAGGCATCGTTGCACCGGTAGACCGGGTCAATGTAGATACAGACGCGATCATTCCGAAACAGTTTCTGAAACGGATTGAACGTACCGGATTTGGACAATTTTTGTTCTACGAATGGCGCTTCGATGAAGAGGGCAACAACAATGCTTCCTTCGAAATGAACAAACCTCGTTATGAAGGGGCATCCATCCTGATCTCACGTGCCAACTTTGGCTGCGGATCTTCCCGTGAGCATGCGCCGTGGGCGATTATGGACTATGGATTCCGTTGTGTCATCGCTCCATCTTTTGCAGATATCTTCTATAATAACTGCTTTAAAAATGGAATCCTGCCAATTAAGTTGTCAGAAGAGCAAGTTGAAGACTTGTTCCAACGTACAGCAACACATGATGGCTATGAGATGAATGTGAATCTGGAAAACAAAACGATTACCGATGCATACGGACTGCATATCGATTTTGATCTGGATGAGCATCGTCGTCAATTCCTGTTGCAAGGACTGGACGATATCGGTCTAACTCTTCAACATGATGATGAAATCGCTGCGTATGAGCAGCGCCACGCGGCAAAACTGTTTGGATAA
- a CDS encoding N-acetylmuramoyl-L-alanine amidase family protein: MFKRQKEWWMRYEKWSTAVVFLLFLCLFPVMAHADTTPSIVLDGVTINQQTGAPAENIGKTVMVPIRIVSENLGYKVKWEKATQSVQVQKGNSMIQMTAGKDAATVNGNVVNLDSPPLIKQGTTLVPLRFVGEGMGLRVGWDNGTKTVSLFSIPPVVGTEGDSDPVEAPVPDGLTELQGISFSGDRLIVATNGNISPKVSSIGGPDRIIVDLPAATFSQEFIQGQASNPDGSGQILVTDSSIVSKVRYAMFSKSPSTVRVVLDLSQPATAKWSIGDNNVLLVDLTATSGEPTSQPAVPTNDGKTVVVIDPGHGGRQSGAVSISGAYEKDFNLAVGLKVQALLQQYPNIQTVITRQDDTELSLKQRVDIAELNQADVFVSIHGNKFTTPVPNGIETLYSRKESKLLADTLHKYVLPITGLKDRGVKTASLHVTRETTMPAVLLELGFLSNPTDEAVMLSEEYQDKCAQAIVDGIVEFLGL; encoded by the coding sequence ATGTTCAAAAGACAAAAAGAATGGTGGATGAGGTATGAAAAATGGTCAACAGCAGTTGTTTTTCTTCTGTTTCTGTGTTTATTTCCAGTCATGGCCCATGCAGACACCACTCCCTCGATTGTACTTGACGGTGTAACCATTAACCAGCAGACGGGAGCACCTGCCGAAAATATCGGAAAGACTGTCATGGTTCCGATTCGAATTGTATCCGAGAATCTGGGTTATAAGGTGAAGTGGGAAAAAGCAACCCAGTCCGTCCAGGTTCAAAAAGGAAACAGCATGATTCAAATGACAGCTGGCAAAGATGCCGCTACAGTAAATGGAAACGTGGTGAACCTGGATTCGCCCCCATTGATCAAACAGGGAACGACGCTTGTTCCATTACGATTTGTCGGGGAAGGCATGGGTCTGCGTGTTGGCTGGGACAATGGAACCAAGACGGTAAGCCTATTCAGTATTCCTCCCGTAGTTGGAACGGAAGGTGACAGTGACCCCGTCGAGGCTCCAGTCCCGGATGGTCTGACAGAGCTTCAAGGCATCAGCTTCAGCGGAGATCGGTTGATTGTAGCAACAAACGGCAATATCAGCCCTAAAGTGTCCAGTATTGGGGGACCGGATCGCATTATTGTTGATCTGCCTGCAGCGACATTTTCTCAGGAATTTATTCAGGGACAAGCCTCCAATCCGGATGGCAGTGGACAGATTCTCGTTACGGATTCATCCATCGTCTCCAAAGTTCGGTATGCCATGTTCAGTAAATCGCCTTCCACCGTGCGTGTCGTTCTGGATCTGAGTCAGCCGGCTACTGCCAAATGGTCTATTGGAGATAACAATGTCTTGCTTGTTGACCTGACAGCGACGAGTGGAGAACCTACAAGCCAACCGGCAGTCCCTACGAATGATGGAAAAACTGTTGTGGTCATTGATCCGGGACATGGCGGTCGTCAATCGGGTGCAGTCAGTATATCAGGGGCTTATGAGAAGGATTTCAATCTGGCGGTAGGACTGAAGGTACAGGCACTCCTTCAACAATACCCAAATATTCAAACGGTCATTACACGCCAGGATGACACTGAACTTTCGCTCAAACAGAGAGTGGATATTGCTGAATTGAATCAGGCAGATGTTTTTGTGTCCATTCATGGAAATAAATTCACGACACCCGTGCCAAACGGCATTGAAACGCTATATAGCCGCAAGGAGAGCAAGCTGTTGGCTGATACGCTTCACAAATATGTATTGCCAATAACAGGTCTCAAGGATCGCGGGGTTAAAACGGCCAGCCTGCATGTAACCCGTGAAACAACCATGCCTGCCGTGTTGCTTGAATTAGGTTTTTTAAGTAACCCTACAGATGAAGCCGTCATGCTCTCAGAAGAATACCAGGACAAATGTGCACAGGCGATTGTGGACGGAATTGTTGAATTTTTGGGACTGTAA